A single Henriciella sp. AS95 DNA region contains:
- a CDS encoding CoA ester lyase, translated as MSQKTPRNFFKPLAIGAPDPMRDLPVRLERMIHFVPPHLDKVRAKVPQMADQADVVLANLEDAIPSDAKDAARAGAIEMANMVDWQAKGTGFWSRVNPLNSPWFQEDVSELVLKAGHQLDVIMLPKVEGPWDIHFADQYVAQLEAKAGLKRPILFHAILETAQGMALVEDIALASPRMQGISLGPADLAADRKMKTTRVGGGHPFYRVIDDPNEDGSPRANAQQDPWHYTIARMVDACRMAGINAFYGPFGDISDLDACEQQFRNAYLLGCSGTWSLHPNQIAIAKKVFSPDADEVKFARRILEAMPDGSGVAMLDGKMQDDATWKQAKVISDLADLVAAKDPDLAAAYSA; from the coding sequence ATGAGTCAGAAAACACCACGGAATTTCTTCAAACCGCTCGCGATTGGCGCGCCCGACCCGATGCGGGATCTGCCCGTTCGTCTGGAGCGGATGATCCATTTCGTGCCGCCTCATCTGGACAAGGTGCGCGCCAAGGTGCCGCAAATGGCCGATCAGGCTGACGTTGTGCTCGCCAATCTGGAAGATGCGATCCCGTCTGATGCCAAGGATGCCGCTCGCGCCGGCGCCATCGAGATGGCGAACATGGTCGATTGGCAGGCCAAGGGCACGGGCTTCTGGAGCCGGGTCAATCCGCTGAATTCGCCGTGGTTCCAGGAAGACGTTTCCGAACTCGTCCTGAAAGCCGGTCACCAGCTGGATGTGATCATGCTGCCCAAGGTCGAGGGCCCGTGGGATATTCATTTCGCCGATCAGTATGTCGCCCAACTCGAAGCGAAGGCCGGGCTGAAGCGCCCGATCCTTTTCCACGCGATCCTTGAGACGGCGCAGGGCATGGCGCTGGTCGAGGATATTGCGCTCGCTTCCCCGCGCATGCAGGGCATCTCGCTCGGCCCGGCAGACCTTGCCGCTGACCGCAAGATGAAGACGACCCGCGTCGGCGGTGGTCACCCATTCTACCGCGTCATCGACGATCCGAATGAAGACGGAAGCCCGCGCGCCAATGCCCAGCAGGACCCTTGGCACTATACGATTGCCCGCATGGTCGATGCCTGCCGCATGGCTGGGATCAATGCCTTCTACGGCCCTTTTGGGGACATTTCCGATCTCGATGCCTGTGAGCAGCAATTCCGCAATGCCTATTTGCTCGGCTGCTCGGGCACATGGTCACTCCACCCGAACCAGATTGCCATCGCCAAGAAAGTGTTCAGCCCGGATGCTGACGAGGTGAAGTTTGCCCGCCGCATTCTGGAAGCGATGCCGGATGGCTCTGGTGTGGCGATGCTGGATGGCAAGATGCAGGACGATGCCACCTGGAAACAGGCCAAAGTGATCTCTGATCTGGCTGACCTCGTTGCGGCGAAAGATCCTGATCTGGCGGCGGCTTATTCGGCCTGA
- a CDS encoding tyrosine recombinase codes for MSDAARIDAFLEMMSAERGASPNTLDAYGRDLRDASDFMKGKLINADAAKVSKYSSWLAGQGLAPRSQARKLSSLRRFFRFLFEEGARKDDPTSRVEGPKAGRDIPDVLSREEMDRLIAACGEDVRLRCLVELLYGAGLRVSELVSLKLGNLPRRKGERWETTDIIVRGKGGKDRLCPLGRPALDAILDWLSVREDSLPKKTLKRGGAGAYLFPSRGKDMHLTRRRLGQLLKDLALEAGLDPARVHPHALRHAYATHLLQGGADLRSVQTLLGHADISTTEIYTHVLQDELAELLETTHPLQLK; via the coding sequence ATGTCTGACGCTGCCCGCATTGATGCATTCCTTGAAATGATGAGCGCCGAGCGCGGGGCCTCGCCCAATACGCTCGACGCCTATGGCCGCGACCTGCGCGATGCGTCCGATTTCATGAAGGGCAAGCTGATCAATGCCGATGCGGCGAAGGTCTCGAAATATTCGAGCTGGCTGGCGGGGCAGGGGCTCGCGCCGCGCAGCCAGGCCCGGAAGCTTTCATCCCTGCGCCGTTTCTTTCGCTTCCTGTTCGAAGAGGGCGCGCGCAAGGACGACCCGACCTCGCGCGTTGAAGGGCCGAAAGCGGGGCGCGATATCCCGGACGTGCTGTCGCGCGAGGAGATGGACCGCCTGATTGCCGCGTGCGGCGAGGATGTGCGCCTCAGATGCCTGGTCGAACTGCTCTATGGGGCGGGGCTGCGGGTCAGTGAGCTTGTAAGTCTGAAACTTGGAAACCTCCCGCGCCGCAAAGGTGAGCGCTGGGAAACAACCGACATTATCGTGCGCGGAAAGGGCGGTAAGGACCGGTTGTGCCCGCTGGGGCGTCCGGCGCTCGACGCCATCCTGGACTGGTTGTCAGTGCGCGAAGATAGCCTGCCGAAGAAGACGCTAAAGCGCGGCGGAGCCGGCGCCTACCTGTTTCCGTCTCGTGGCAAGGACATGCACCTGACCCGCCGCCGTCTGGGCCAACTCCTGAAAGATCTGGCACTTGAGGCTGGTCTTGACCCGGCGCGCGTCCACCCGCACGCGCTGCGCCACGCCTATGCGACCCATCTGCTGCAAGGCGGGGCAGATTTGCGGTCGGTACAGACCTTGCTTGGTCATGCCGATATATCAACGACCGAAATCTATACGCATGTCTTGCAGGACGAACTGGCAGAGCTTTTGGAGACGACTCATCCGCTGCAACTGAAATAA
- a CDS encoding alanine/glycine:cation symporter family protein codes for MDIVTLIENVAGFIWGGTWGDATVIPGNIGPLAVVLLGTGLFFMIRLAGRPLRRFVPALVEVWQGRKAQSDDGAITPWQALSTALSGQVGTGNLAGVATAITLGGPGAVFWMWVVAIFGMALAFAESSLAVKYRETDEYGRINGGPMYYIKNGLGKKWLWLAIIFCIGTLISAVATGGMIQANSIMESVTETSQSTFGLSIPPWAIGLVLAGLVFAVIIGGIKSIGSFAGKVVPFMAGLYVLAALIVLIINAPKVPEAFMQIIESAFGLKEAAGGAAGYGVMQAVRYGIARGLFSNEAGQGSAPIAHAAARTKNPVQQGEIAMIGVFIDTIVICTMTALVILTVTGDFKKSGALMAANQCVEAGQELPEGTDLDTLFPSAYTDGREALIAENGAVATAWLQECQAAGVEMDETAIAAASNPDILIDVDHAWETDANSAAITTRAYGAAFPGGQFIVPVALFFFAFTTIIGWSYYGEQAVTYLIGEWATHPFRYFWVIVIFLGALVTNTDALWLFGDIANASMAFPNLIAILALSSVVIAMHKMNDDPDHGHPVIDKREDPPAE; via the coding sequence TTGGATATCGTAACTCTCATTGAGAATGTCGCAGGTTTTATCTGGGGCGGAACCTGGGGAGACGCGACTGTCATCCCTGGCAATATCGGACCATTGGCCGTTGTCCTCCTGGGCACCGGCCTTTTCTTTATGATCCGTCTGGCCGGCCGTCCGCTCCGCCGGTTTGTGCCGGCGCTGGTGGAAGTCTGGCAGGGCCGCAAAGCCCAGAGCGACGACGGGGCGATCACGCCGTGGCAGGCGCTTTCGACCGCGCTTTCAGGGCAGGTCGGTACCGGGAACCTCGCTGGGGTGGCAACGGCCATCACGCTCGGTGGGCCGGGCGCGGTTTTCTGGATGTGGGTTGTTGCGATCTTCGGTATGGCGCTGGCCTTTGCCGAGAGTTCGCTTGCCGTCAAATATCGCGAGACCGACGAATATGGCCGCATCAATGGCGGCCCGATGTATTACATCAAGAACGGGCTTGGAAAAAAATGGCTCTGGCTCGCCATCATCTTCTGTATCGGCACGCTGATCTCCGCTGTGGCGACGGGCGGTATGATCCAGGCCAACTCCATCATGGAATCGGTCACTGAAACCAGTCAGTCGACCTTTGGGCTGAGCATTCCGCCCTGGGCGATTGGTTTGGTCCTCGCAGGGCTGGTCTTCGCCGTCATTATCGGCGGTATCAAGTCCATCGGTAGCTTTGCCGGCAAGGTCGTTCCGTTCATGGCGGGGCTTTACGTGCTCGCGGCCCTGATCGTTCTGATCATCAATGCGCCGAAAGTCCCCGAAGCCTTCATGCAGATTATCGAGTCGGCCTTCGGTCTGAAAGAAGCGGCTGGCGGAGCTGCGGGCTATGGGGTGATGCAGGCGGTTCGCTACGGCATCGCTCGGGGCCTCTTCTCCAACGAAGCCGGTCAGGGCTCAGCCCCGATCGCGCACGCGGCGGCCCGCACCAAGAACCCGGTCCAGCAGGGCGAGATCGCGATGATCGGTGTGTTCATCGACACGATCGTGATCTGTACGATGACGGCGCTTGTCATCCTGACGGTGACGGGAGACTTCAAAAAATCCGGCGCCCTCATGGCCGCTAATCAGTGTGTTGAAGCCGGACAGGAACTGCCGGAAGGCACAGACCTCGATACGCTTTTCCCAAGTGCCTACACCGATGGCCGTGAAGCGCTCATCGCGGAAAACGGCGCCGTGGCGACAGCCTGGCTTCAGGAATGTCAGGCGGCGGGCGTTGAGATGGATGAGACGGCGATCGCCGCGGCGTCCAATCCGGACATTCTGATTGATGTCGACCATGCCTGGGAGACGGATGCGAACTCTGCGGCCATCACGACACGCGCTTATGGCGCGGCGTTCCCGGGCGGCCAGTTCATCGTGCCGGTTGCTCTGTTCTTCTTTGCCTTCACCACCATTATCGGCTGGTCGTATTATGGTGAGCAGGCGGTGACCTATCTGATCGGGGAGTGGGCGACTCACCCCTTCCGGTATTTCTGGGTGATCGTCATTTTCCTGGGCGCGCTGGTCACGAATACGGACGCGCTATGGTTGTTCGGTGATATCGCGAACGCGTCCATGGCCTTCCCGAACCTGATCGCGATCCTCGCGCTATCCAGCGTTGTGATTGCCATGCACAAGATGAATGATGACCCCGATCACGGACATCCTGTGATCGACAAGAGAGAGGATCCGCCTGCCGAGTAA
- a CDS encoding glycosyltransferase family 2 protein, with protein MAEPLEFSVVVPVHNESGNVEALVREIAAALDGRSYEMLFVDDASTDDTRAVLAGLKKDFPALRVLSHRKNAGQSRAIRSGVRAARGRVVGTLDGDGQNDPADLPDLYRALTRADAPDDLAMVMGRRASRKDTAWKRFGSKFANSIRRRMLKDDCDDSGCGIKVIKRDAYLSLPYFDHMHRYMPALIKAEGYEAEFMDVNHRERGTGNSKYTNFGRLWAALSDLRGVTWLIRRRRNPQGADEV; from the coding sequence ATGGCTGAACCGCTAGAATTTTCCGTTGTCGTGCCGGTCCATAATGAGTCCGGCAATGTCGAAGCGTTGGTGCGAGAGATCGCCGCCGCGCTCGATGGGCGATCCTATGAGATGCTCTTCGTCGATGATGCATCAACCGATGACACGCGGGCGGTGCTGGCGGGCCTGAAGAAGGATTTTCCGGCCCTTCGCGTTCTCAGTCACCGCAAGAATGCCGGCCAGAGTCGGGCCATCCGCAGCGGTGTGCGCGCCGCGCGTGGCCGCGTTGTCGGTACGCTTGACGGTGACGGACAGAATGACCCGGCTGACCTGCCAGACCTTTATCGCGCTCTCACGCGCGCTGACGCGCCAGACGATCTCGCCATGGTCATGGGCCGCCGCGCCAGCCGCAAGGACACGGCCTGGAAGCGGTTCGGGTCGAAGTTCGCCAACTCCATCCGCAGGCGCATGCTGAAGGATGACTGTGACGATAGTGGTTGCGGGATCAAGGTGATCAAGCGCGATGCCTATCTCTCCCTCCCCTATTTCGACCATATGCACCGCTATATGCCCGCCCTGATCAAGGCAGAGGGCTATGAGGCCGAATTCATGGATGTGAACCACCGTGAACGCGGGACGGGCAATTCAAAATATACGAATTTTGGGCGCCTCTGGGCCGCCCTGTCAGACCTGCGCGGTGTGACCTGGCTGATCCGCCGCCGCCGCAATCCACAAGGGGCTGACGAGGTCTGA